Below is a window of Deltaproteobacteria bacterium DNA.
GCGGGCAGCTTGGGGAGGTTTCGAATCACCTCGTTGATTGCATAGGCGCTGCTCACCAGCGTCCATCCGGCCGCTGGCGCGAGATGAAAAATCGCGCGCGATGATCCTTTGGCAGAACCGCACGCCGCCAGCAGTACGCTTGCGTCGAGAAAGACCTTCACTGTCCGGCAAGGAAACGGCGGTAGCCTGCCTCGTCATCGGCGATCCACCGTTCCATTTGCTCGCGGCTGAACTCACGCGGCGGCGGCAACGGGCCACTCTCCGCGCGCAACCGCGTCGCGAGGAACAAGAACAGCTCTTCCTGCTGTTCCGCCGGCAGCGCGTCGGCGGCGGCTTCGATCTCAGCAAGGGTGCTCATGCGAACGAAGTAGCACGCCTGCGCCGCTGGCGGCAAGGCTTGAGGCGGTGCGGTGCAGTGCAGTGTTTGTCGATGAACTCGCGCATCGCTGATCGTTCGGACGATCCTCCGTGTTTACGCTCGGCGTCCTCGGTGCCTCTGTGGTTGGCTTCCTCCTGACCATCAGCCATCTGCGATCAGCGATATGCCCCCTCTGGCTTTCCACTTCCAACTTTGGACCTTGAGCTGTCTTCCAGCGTGATGATGTACAGGTGATTCGCGCTCGTCCCGATTCAGGCGCGACCGTTCGGGAAGGTCGAGATGTGATCGAGGGGCACTGGGAACCATGCGACTGGTGCTCCGGTGGCCGCGTCTTCGATGACCGTTTCCAGCCCGCGACAGAGCGCGCGAAAAGGGAAGCGTGACGGCCCGGCGGCAATGGCCGCGACGTCGCTTGTGCCCTGAATTACTTCGCGGCACTCGCCGCTCGCCGCGTTCCACGCCCGCACCGTCTGGTCATCAGACCCGCTGGCGATCGTCGTGCCGTCGGCGCGGAGTCCGGTCTTTGGGCGGCCCTCTTCGTCCGGAGCTCCGCGTTTACGCGACAAACAGGACGCGCCGCGCCTGGTCGGGCTTGCGCAGTCCGATTTCGACGTCGAGCTGTTGTCCCTCCGCCCGCGCCTTGGGTCACCCCTGTCGGCTGATCAGCCGCTCGTATTCGTCGTGGGGACCGATCCAGACCCAGATGAAGTCGGCGCCGTCTTCGACCGCGAGGGCGCGGTGGGTAAGACCGGCCCGCACTGACCAGAGCTTGCCGACTTTCTTGAAATGGAGAGACGGATGGGCAGGATTCGCGCGCAGGAGTTCGAAATTCTCTCGCGCCACTCGCTGAGCTGACTGGGGCAAGCCAGCCAGGCGGGCCCAGAAGCGCGCGGTGGTGCGATGCATTCAGAGATCCCTGAGTTTGCCCTTCGCTTTCTCGTCGCCCGCTTCGCGGATCAGAAAATCGAGTCTGCCAGCCTGGGAGTCCGCCTCGATCTGCCGATCCCACCGCTCCCAGTCCTTCTCCGAGAGCCAGCGAAACAGCTCGCCGAGCTCCTCGGCGGGAAGCTGCTCGATTTCAGCTTTGAGTTCCTCTACGCGAGACATCCGAACCTCCGTCCGACTCAAACCATACTGGAAGCACCCTCGGGCTTCCAGTGTCCGCAGCGGGACTGGTTGGCGGTGAATGCTGCAGGTGCAGAGCTGTTCTCCCTTCGTCCCGCCGTACGTCCGCAACTCCACTTCCAAGCTTGGACCTTAGACCTTGGACTTCGGACTCTCTTCCCCCTCCGGCTTTCCACTTTCAGCTTTCGGCTTTGAGCTGTCCTCCAGCGTGATGATGTACAGGTGGTTCGCGCTCGCCCCGACCCAGGCGCGACTGTCTGGGAAGGTCGAGATGTGATCGAGGGGCACCGGGAACCACGCGACGGGGGCCGCGGTGGCCGCGTCTTCGATGACCGTTTCCAGCCCCCGACGGAGCGCGCGAAAGGGGAAGCGCGACGGCCCGGCGGCAATGGCCTCGGCGTCGCCCGTGGCCTGGATCACTTCGCGGCACTCACCGCTCGCCGCTGATTGAACTCGTTGAGCTGAACTCGTTGAGAGCTTGCCGAATTCCGATTGTGGCGGTACCGTACTCCTTGTGCGCATCTATCTGAACACGAGCGCGCTGAGCCGGCCGTTCGATGATCTGTCTCGCAGCCGAGCGCGTCACGAGGCAGAAGCCGTGAGCATGGTCGTCGCCGCCATTGAGGCACGACAGGCGGAGCTGGTCGCATCGGAGTACTTGGTCTTCGAGCTGAGCCAGCATCCTGATCAAGAGCAAGCGCAGCGGATCGCGACCCCACTGCGGCTGGCCAAGACCATGGTGAAAGCCTCCGCTTCAGTAACCCTGCGAGCCCGCACCCTGGAGCAGTTTGGCCTGCGCGGATTAGATGCGCTGCACATCGCCAGCGCTGAAGCTGGAAAAGCGGATCTGCTCGTTACGACGGACGACCGGATGCTGAAGCGGGCGACGCGTGCGCGCGCCATGCTTCACGTGCGAGTGCTCTTGCCGGCAAGTGCCCTGGCGGTCATCTCGGAAGGAGGATCCCATGAAGAGTGAGCGATTGACCGATGCGCAAGTCCGCGCCCTCGGGTGGGAAGCCTTGGTGGAGAAGCTCGGCCCCACGGGCGCGTTGCGGTTCAGCATCCAGACCCAGGGTGGCAACGGCGACTATGCCGAGTTGCGCCAGCGCACGCTCGGCCCGCTCTCCGTCGACCAATTGCTGGCCCGCATGCGGTCGTCGTCGAAGACGGCCCGCCCCCGCCCGCGTCGCAGGCAACGGCCCTAACAGCGTAACAGCCTAACCCCTTAACAACCTGTCCTCTGATCTATTTTCGAGGCTGATGATGTACAGATGATTTGCGCTCGCCCCGACCCAGGTGCGACCGTTAGGGAAGGTCTTGATGTGCTCGAGGGGCACCGGGAACCACGCGACGGGGGCGGCGGTGGCCGCATCTTCGACGACCGTTTCCAGTCCCCGACGGAGCGCGCGAAAGGGGAAGCGCGACGGCCCGGCGGCAATGGCCTCGACGTCGCCCCGGCCCTGGATCACTTCGCGGCACTCGCCGCTCGCCGCGTGCCACACCCGCACCGTCTGGTCCGCAGCCCCGCTGACGACCCGTTGACGCATTTGGAAGCGTCGCGCTGTGTCCGTTGCGGACCTCTGTGATATAGTTTGAACGGCAGTGGAGGAATACGGATGCCGGCCCAGACCATAGAAGCACGGCTCCACGCGCTCGAACGAGAGGTCACCCAGATCAAGCAGCTGCTGCAAGGCAAATCGGGGTCGGGCGACCCGTGGTGGGAACGCATCGCTGGAGCTTTTGAAGACGATCCAGTCTACCAGCAAGCGATGAAGCTCGGACGGCAATACCGCGAATCCTTGCGGCCGAAGGGGCGCGAGCCTCGCGCGAAGAATCATGGTCGTCCTCGACACCGACCATCTTAGCCTGGTGGAATGGCGGGCGGGTTCGGACGCACGTTCGCTTCGTGCCCGACTGCGAGGAGTGGACCCCGCGTCAGTTGTCTCGACCATCATCACCTTCGAGGAGCAAATGCGGGCTGGCTCGCGCAGTTGGCGAAGGCGCGGACGATGGCGCAGCAAGTCGCTGCCTACAGCCGGCTGAGCCGCCACGTCCGCACGTTTCGCGAGGTGCCATTGCTGGAATTTGATGAGCGGGCTGCCGTCGAGTATCAGCGCCTGCGCAAGCTGCACCCCAGGACCGGCTCCATGGACCTGAAGATCGCCGCCATCGTCCTGATCCACGGCGCCACGCTCCTCACAAGAAACGCGGCTGACTTCGGCGGAATACGTGGCCTGACAATCGAGGATTGGACCGGGCTCGCGTGACGCAAGGCCGAGCCGCCGTGCTCGCTCGGTGTCCTCGGTGTCTCTGTGTTTGCCTCCCCGCTGAGCCATCAGCCATCTGCGATCAGCGATATGCTCCCTCTGGCTTTCCACTTTCAGCTTTCGCCTTTGAGCTGTCTTCTCCGCCCTCGAACGTGATGATGTACAGGTGATTCACGCTCGTCCGACCCAGGCGCGACCGTTCGGGAAGGTCGAGATGTGATCGAGGGGCACCGGGAACCGCGCGACGGGGGCTGCGGCTCCTACAGTCACCGCGTGCTTGAGCCGCCTCGCGGAACTCGGCTATGATGTCGTTCAGATGAAGGTCTTCCTCAGTTACGCCACTGTCGACAA
It encodes the following:
- a CDS encoding PIN domain-containing protein, which codes for MRIYLNTSALSRPFDDLSRSRARHEAEAVSMVVAAIEARQAELVASEYLVFELSQHPDQEQAQRIATPLRLAKTMVKASASVTLRARTLEQFGLRGLDALHIASAEAGKADLLVTTDDRMLKRATRARAMLHVRVLLPASALAVISEGGSHEE